The following proteins come from a genomic window of Polaribacter dokdonensis:
- a CDS encoding S41 family peptidase — translation MIKKINVICITLFCALILGCSKEYEVPQNLVVHDFVWKGLNAYYLYQDQVADLSDRRFSSDEELNAYLNSFPDYNLLFESLTLENDLKSNLVEDYNTLTSPELRTSFTNGLEFGIIADPNNSDNVLGYVTHILPNSNAALQNIARGDYFNAVDGVLLTRQNYQDLLLNGQNNFTLNMANFDGNTITPTTRTVNLEKEGYNYPATFLEDVISINSDNVGYIIYNNDFSNNYIDNLKQTASNFVSQNVNKLVLDLRYSIGSGSFARDIEAFASVITGQFQDEVFLKENWNTKAQEWFLEYQPDSLLTRFSASNQTTTVGGMQVTDLFIILNGNNFEGSSAIELLVNSLNPYMNIQIIGNNTAGNNTGSITLYNSDDYDFGLRNSTHTVALQPVVLTFTNSNDQTYNNGLTPIINLCNQEDVLNLGVLGTNSDPILNRVLNLIETGAANSNSNCNPNNFEYLFNSINVQRNFDNGVFIEQDLPNTN, via the coding sequence ATGATAAAAAAAATAAATGTTATTTGCATCACCCTATTTTGTGCGCTAATATTGGGTTGTTCTAAAGAATATGAAGTGCCGCAAAATTTGGTAGTTCATGATTTTGTTTGGAAAGGTCTAAATGCTTATTATTTATATCAAGATCAGGTTGCAGATTTGTCTGACAGACGTTTTAGCTCTGATGAAGAATTAAATGCCTATCTAAATTCTTTTCCTGATTATAATTTACTCTTTGAGAGTTTAACCCTAGAAAATGATTTAAAATCTAACTTAGTAGAAGATTATAACACATTAACATCACCTGAATTAAGAACTAGTTTTACAAATGGTTTGGAATTCGGAATTATTGCAGACCCAAACAATTCAGATAATGTTTTAGGTTATGTAACTCATATTCTACCAAATTCTAATGCTGCTTTACAAAATATTGCTAGAGGTGATTACTTTAATGCTGTTGATGGAGTATTACTTACAAGACAAAACTATCAAGATTTATTATTGAATGGTCAGAATAATTTCACCTTAAATATGGCCAATTTTGATGGCAACACAATAACTCCAACAACTAGAACTGTAAATTTAGAAAAAGAAGGGTATAATTATCCTGCAACATTCTTAGAAGATGTAATTTCAATTAATTCAGACAATGTTGGTTATATAATCTACAACAACGACTTTTCTAATAATTATATTGATAATCTAAAACAAACTGCTAGTAATTTTGTAAGTCAGAATGTAAATAAGTTGGTTTTAGATTTAAGATATAGTATAGGTTCAGGCAGTTTTGCTAGAGATATTGAGGCCTTTGCAAGTGTAATTACAGGTCAATTTCAAGATGAAGTATTTCTTAAAGAAAATTGGAACACTAAAGCACAAGAATGGTTTTTAGAATATCAGCCAGATTCATTATTAACTCGTTTTTCTGCAAGCAATCAAACAACTACAGTTGGAGGAATGCAGGTGACTGATTTATTTATCATTTTAAATGGAAATAATTTTGAGGGTTCTTCTGCAATTGAGCTTTTAGTAAATAGCTTAAACCCATATATGAACATTCAGATCATTGGTAATAATACTGCAGGAAACAACACAGGTTCTATTACGCTTTACAATTCAGATGATTATGATTTTGGCTTAAGAAACTCAACACATACAGTAGCTTTACAACCTGTTGTGTTAACTTTTACAAATAGTAACGACCAAACCTATAACAATGGTTTAACACCAATAATTAATCTTTGTAATCAAGAAGATGTTTTAAATTTAGGAGTTTTGGGCACGAATTCTGATCCTATTTTAAACAGAGTGTTAAATTTAATTGAAACAGGAGCTGCAAATTCAAATTCAAATTGCAATCCAAACAATTTCGAGTATTTATTTAACAGCATAAATGTTCAAAGAAACTTTGATAATGGTGTTTTTATAGAACAAGATTTACCTAATACAAATTAA
- a CDS encoding S41 family peptidase, whose protein sequence is MKNTFKTFLLLTILILSSCEKTEIASIQNSTQDDINYFIWKGLNVYYFWQQDVPDLADNRFATFDDLYTYFRGFSSPETVFESLLNRPEDRFSVIVDDYVALENSFQGLNLSNGIEFGLVRYKTNSSNIFGYVRYVIPNSDAASKNITRGQIFTSINGQQLTDTNFSSLLFSSNTTYSMGFADYNDGDPVQNGTLVSLQKTDLQENPIAIAKVIEESNQKIGYLMYNQFSRNFDADLNAAFANFKSENINDLIIDLRYNPGGSVQSASYLGSMVTGQFTDQVYSKEIWNQKILAANPPETFINNFTNQIRNLDATGNVVVEENINSLGLNRVYIITSGSTASASELLMNALSAYIDVNIVGTTTVGKQVGSITLYDSDNLRKTGANFNTNHNYALQPLVLEITNKNNVNYPNGITPGTDLPGIILAEDFDNLGTLGDVNEPLLSRTIQYIITGSKTNSKQQKAANFDEIYDSKMATPAGNNMLSEGRNIEL, encoded by the coding sequence ATGAAAAACACATTCAAAACCTTTTTACTTCTTACCATATTAATTTTATCATCTTGCGAAAAAACTGAAATTGCATCCATACAAAACAGCACACAAGATGACATCAATTATTTTATATGGAAGGGTTTAAATGTATATTATTTTTGGCAGCAAGATGTTCCAGATTTAGCAGACAATCGTTTTGCAACCTTCGATGATTTATATACCTACTTTAGAGGTTTCTCATCACCAGAAACTGTTTTTGAAAGTTTACTAAATAGACCTGAAGATCGTTTTTCTGTTATTGTTGATGATTATGTAGCCTTAGAAAATTCTTTTCAAGGTTTAAACTTAAGCAATGGTATTGAGTTTGGTTTGGTTCGTTACAAAACAAATTCAAGTAATATTTTTGGTTATGTACGTTATGTAATTCCAAATTCTGATGCTGCATCAAAAAATATAACTCGTGGTCAAATATTTACTTCTATAAATGGTCAGCAGTTAACAGATACCAACTTTAGCTCTTTATTATTTAGCAGTAATACAACCTATTCTATGGGTTTTGCAGATTATAATGATGGAGATCCTGTACAAAATGGAACTTTAGTTTCTTTACAAAAAACAGATTTACAAGAAAACCCAATTGCGATTGCCAAAGTTATTGAAGAGAGCAATCAGAAAATTGGATATTTAATGTACAATCAATTTTCAAGAAATTTTGATGCAGATTTAAATGCAGCTTTTGCCAATTTCAAATCAGAGAATATAAATGATTTAATAATCGATTTAAGATATAATCCTGGAGGTTCTGTACAATCTGCAAGCTATTTAGGAAGCATGGTTACAGGCCAATTTACAGACCAAGTGTATTCTAAAGAAATTTGGAATCAGAAAATTTTAGCAGCAAATCCTCCAGAAACATTTATCAATAACTTTACCAACCAAATTAGAAATTTAGATGCTACAGGAAATGTAGTTGTAGAAGAAAACATTAATAGTCTGGGCTTAAACAGAGTGTATATTATAACATCAGGTAGTACAGCTTCTGCATCAGAATTGCTCATGAATGCATTAAGTGCGTATATAGATGTAAATATTGTGGGTACAACAACTGTAGGTAAACAAGTAGGTTCTATTACTTTGTATGATTCTGATAACTTAAGAAAAACAGGTGCTAATTTTAATACAAATCATAATTATGCACTTCAACCTTTAGTTTTAGAAATAACCAATAAAAATAATGTTAACTATCCTAATGGTATAACTCCAGGAACAGATTTGCCAGGAATTATATTGGCTGAAGATTTTGACAATTTAGGAACTTTAGGAGATGTTAATGAGCCTTTGTTAAGTAGAACAATTCAATATATTATAACTGGTTCTAAAACTAACTCAAAACAACAAAAAGCTGCTAATTTCGACGAAATCTACGATTCAAAAATGGCAACACCTGCAGGTAACAACATGCTTTCTGAAGGAAGAAATATAGAACTTTAA
- a CDS encoding patatin-like phospholipase family protein produces the protein MKKALVISGGGSKGAFAGGVAQYLMKKENREYDLFLGTSTGSLMVSHLALDMLDELKHLYTNVNQSTIFSNNPFKIKKVSGEKVININHFNMLRNFLKGRKTFGESKNLRRLIKQNVTREMFEKIKETNKEIVVTVSNLTANQIEYKSSNECTYEDFLDWIWGSCNYVPFMSILEKDRQQYADGGFGSLVPIREAILRGATEIDAIILETEVSQFNRLPSKNPFSLLFDVFDFMLTHVERHNITIGKLAANSKNVKLNLYYTPTVLTTNSLVFDEVLMRKWWKSGYKYAKSKREELMSEFRPDVLTDKEIEEGVDNVENLNI, from the coding sequence ATGAAAAAAGCATTGGTTATTTCTGGGGGTGGAAGTAAAGGAGCATTTGCAGGAGGAGTTGCTCAGTATTTAATGAAGAAAGAAAACAGAGAATATGATTTGTTTTTAGGTACTTCAACTGGTAGTTTAATGGTTTCCCATTTAGCTTTAGATATGTTAGATGAATTGAAACATCTATATACCAACGTAAATCAAAGTACTATATTTAGTAACAATCCTTTTAAAATAAAAAAGGTTTCTGGAGAAAAAGTGATTAATATTAATCATTTTAATATGCTTAGAAACTTTTTAAAGGGTAGAAAAACATTTGGTGAGAGTAAAAACTTAAGACGTTTAATTAAGCAGAATGTCACCAGAGAAATGTTTGAGAAAATTAAGGAGACCAATAAAGAAATTGTGGTTACTGTTAGTAATTTAACTGCCAATCAAATTGAATATAAATCTAGTAACGAGTGTACTTACGAAGATTTTTTAGATTGGATTTGGGGTTCATGTAATTATGTACCTTTTATGAGTATTTTAGAAAAAGATCGTCAGCAATATGCAGATGGTGGCTTTGGTTCTTTAGTACCAATTAGAGAAGCTATTCTAAGAGGAGCTACAGAAATAGATGCGATTATTTTAGAAACTGAGGTGAGCCAATTTAATAGATTACCTTCTAAAAATCCGTTTTCTTTATTATTTGACGTTTTCGATTTTATGTTAACTCACGTAGAAAGACACAATATTACTATTGGTAAACTTGCTGCAAACAGTAAAAATGTAAAACTAAACTTGTATTATACACCAACTGTTTTGACTACCAATTCTTTGGTTTTTGATGAAGTTTTAATGCGTAAATGGTGGAAATCTGGATACAAATATGCAAAATCAAAACGTGAAGAATTAATGAGCGAATTTAGACCTGATGTACTTACAGATAAAGAAATAGAAGAAGGTGTAGATAATGTAGAGAATCTAAATATATAA
- a CDS encoding WD40/YVTN/BNR-like repeat-containing protein, translated as MKRIALLLLTFVSLYSCKEKHQSRTIKTIDIQEFNVINSSIRAIHALDTTKVFYAGSRGDVGFKTNEGVSLNALNITYSDSILPHFRSLAFNGKDYFALSIGNPALLYKIADGEYSMVYKETHEKVFYDAMTFFDDNLHGIAVGDPTDSCASIILTADGGETWQKLPCENLPVFEDGEAFFAASNTNIKTIGSTVWIASGGKKARILKSNDFGKTWQIYNTPIIQGDGPQGIYSIDFYDENTGIIIGGNYSKPLENKANKAITKDGGKTWTLVANNENPNYKSAITYVPNSKGKEIFAVGKTGVSYSKDGGLIWVKVSNKSFYAITFVDENNAWLSGSNKIGKFRIK; from the coding sequence ATGAAAAGAATAGCTCTACTTCTACTCACATTTGTTTCTCTCTATTCATGTAAAGAAAAACATCAATCTAGAACCATTAAAACTATTGATATTCAAGAGTTTAATGTAATTAATTCTAGTATTAGAGCAATACATGCTTTAGATACTACTAAAGTTTTTTATGCTGGTTCAAGAGGAGATGTTGGTTTTAAGACCAATGAAGGTGTTTCTTTAAACGCATTAAACATTACGTATTCAGATAGTATTTTACCACATTTTAGAAGTTTAGCCTTTAATGGTAAAGATTATTTTGCCTTATCTATTGGCAATCCTGCCTTACTTTATAAAATTGCAGATGGTGAGTATTCGATGGTCTATAAAGAAACACATGAAAAAGTATTTTATGATGCTATGACTTTTTTTGATGATAATTTACATGGAATTGCAGTTGGTGATCCAACAGATAGTTGTGCATCAATTATCTTAACTGCTGATGGTGGAGAAACTTGGCAAAAATTACCTTGTGAAAATTTACCAGTTTTTGAAGATGGAGAAGCCTTTTTTGCAGCAAGTAACACCAATATTAAAACCATTGGAAGCACAGTTTGGATAGCTTCTGGAGGTAAAAAAGCGCGTATTTTAAAATCTAACGATTTTGGGAAAACTTGGCAAATTTATAATACTCCAATTATACAAGGTGATGGTCCTCAAGGAATATATTCTATAGATTTCTACGATGAAAATACTGGAATTATTATTGGAGGAAACTACAGCAAACCTTTAGAGAATAAGGCAAACAAAGCCATTACAAAAGATGGTGGAAAAACTTGGACTTTGGTTGCAAACAATGAAAATCCAAATTACAAAAGCGCCATAACTTATGTTCCAAATTCTAAAGGAAAAGAAATTTTTGCAGTGGGTAAAACTGGTGTTTCTTACTCTAAAGATGGTGGTTTAATTTGGGTAAAGGTTTCTAATAAAAGCTTTTATGCAATTACTTTTGTAGATGAAAATAATGCCTGGTTAAGTGGTAGTAACAAAATTGGAAAATTCAGAATTAAATAA